The genomic stretch CTCTTTCACGAAGAACACCGGCTAACGCCCCTGCTACAGAATTAGGATTAGATTTTGCTGAAACTTTTAATATTTCCATTCCTTAGTTCCTCCTTGTCATTTCCCCATATCGAATGTTCAATCAAATATCGAACAGACTGAGTATAAATGATTCCATTGCTACTATATTCACGGAAAGAGGAAACTATTCCAGCTTGACCCAAGAAATGCGGAATCGGCTTGATCAGAGGCGATTGTCACCATTAATCCATAAGAAATGGATGATCATCATTAATAAGCATCCGTTGAATGTTTTTCGCATTTCCTGACTTTGCATCAATGTCGATGAAGCAGCCGCTTAGCTGTGTTCTCCCAGTCTTCGGTACTTCAAAGCGGACTGGAAGACTTGTCATGAACCTTTTCAAGACTGCTTCTTTGCCCATCCCCAATATCTCATCATAAGGACCTGTCATCCCGACATCGGATAAATAAGCGGTCCCATTCGGCAGGATCCGGTTATCTGCGGTCTGGACATGGGTATGCGTCCCAATGACTGCGGCCACCCGTCCATCAAGATACCAGCCCATCGCTTGCTTCTCACTTGTTGTTTCTGCATGAAAATCGACAAAGATGACATTTGTCCGTTTCTTGGCTTCTTCAATAAGTTCATCGGCTTTTTGGAATGGACAGTCAATCGCAGCCATGAATGTTCTTCCTTGTAAATTGATCACTGCGATCTCCAGGTCATTGATTTTCGAAAAAACAAGACCTGTACCCGGTGTGCCTTTTGGAAAATTACCCGGGCGGGCAAGATACTTGGCATCTTCAATGAATTCAAAAACTTCTCGATTGTCCCACGCATGATTTCCCAAAGTGACGATATTGGCGCCACAATCCAGGAGCTCGCGATAGATTTTCTCTGTGATCCCCTTACCGCCGGCAGCATTTTCGCCATTCACAATGGTGAATTGCGGACGATATTTATCCTTTAATCTTGGTAAGTATTCTTTTATCATGTCACGACCAGGGGAGCCTACAACATCCCCAACAAATAATAATCTCATGAATTAGCCCTTTCTTTATGTAGTTTCTACTCGAATCTATTGTAACACAAGGAGGTATTTTGTAATCTTGTGAATAAAATTGCTTTGATAGGTTATTTTCGTAATGTTTGTTGCAATTAACCCAGATTGAGATATGTTGATTTTTGCGAAAGGTTGCTCGCTTTCCTTAGGATTGGCATTCTTCCAGGTCAATAACAAACTTCCTTCATTTGACAGAAAAAAATAAAGCGGTGAAAATCACCGCTTTATTTCGCATATTCAACTGCTCTTGTTTCACGAATGACAGTTACTTTTATATGACCAGGATAATCAAGTTCCTCCTCGATGCGTTTCCTGATGTCTCTTGCCAAACGATGCGCCTCTAAGTCGTCAATCGCTTCTGGCCTTACCATGATGCGGACTTCACGACCAGCTTGAATCGCAAATGATTTTTCAACGCCTTCATATGACTCTGAAATTTCTTCGAGCTTTTCTAAACGGCGTATATAGTTTTCAAGCGTTTCACTTCTAGCACCAGGACGTGCTGCAGATAAAGCATCCGCGGCTGCCACAAGTACAGCAATGATGGACGTTGGTTCTGTGTCGCCATGGTGGGATGCAATGGAATTGATGACAACCGGATGTTCCTTGTACTTCGTTGCCAACTCTACGCCGATTTCAACGTGGCTTCCTTCCACTTCATGGTCGACCGCTTTTCCGATATCGTGCAGCAATCCTGCACGACGGGCAAGCGTCTCATCTTCACCAAGTTCCGCTGCAAGCAATCCAGATAGGAATGCGACTTCCATAGAGTGCTTGAGGACGTTTTGGCCGTAGCTTGTACGATATTTCAATCGTCCCAAAATCTTGATTAAATCCGGATGGAGCCCGTGAACACCAACTTCAAATGTTGTTTGTTCACCAATTTCACGGATATATTCATCCACTTCACGTCTTGACTTATCTACCATTTCTTCAATGCGAGCCGGATGTATGCGTCCGTCCTGAACTAATTTCTCAAGGGCAATTCGAGCCGTTTCGCGACGTATCGGATCAAAGCCTGATAATATTACCGCTTCCGGCGTATCATCAATGATCAAATCAATTCCTGTCAATGTTTCAAGTGTGCGAATATTACGACCTTCACGACCAATGATTCTACCTTTCATTTCGTCGTTTGGTAGGGTTACCACAGATACTGTTGTCTCTGCCACATGTTCTGCAGCGCAACGCTGAATTGCTAGAGAAAGTATTTCTTTCGCCTTCTTGTCTGCATCTTCTTTCGCTCTGTTCTCACTTTCCTTTACCATGATCGCAATATCATGTGCCAATTCACTCTCAACATGATCGAGGATGATAGCTTTCGCTTCGTCACGAGTCAGACTCGAGATACGCTCAAGCTCAGCTTGTTGTGATCGTACCATCTCGTCCACTTTGCTTTCCATCTCTTCAATATGTTGTTGTCTTTGGTTTAGAGACGCCTCTTTCTTTTCAAGTGTCAATTCTCTTTTATTGAGAGTATCATCTTTTCGATCAAGGTTCTCTTCTCTTTGCAATAAACGATTCTCTTGCTTTTGCAATTCATTTCTTCGTTCACGAAGCTCTTGTTCAGTTTCAGTACGAAGTTTGTGATTCTCATCCTTTGCTTCCAACAGGGCTTCTTTCTTTAACGATTCTGCCTCGCGCTTCGCGTCTTCTACAATTTGCTCTGCAGCATTTTTCGCCCCTGTTATTCTTGCTTCAGCAATGGATTTTCGGATAAAATAGCCAACAACTACACCAACGATTAGGCCAAGCAAAATGGAGATGATTGTAATGGGTTCCATCTTTTTCACCTCCTCTTGCTATGAACTTTTTTCATCATTTTAAAAATGTCGGCTGATACATTGTTACAAATGTTTCAACATACAGCGCTAGGCTTTCAAATTTTTCATTCGAAAATTTTAAAAATATACATATTTAATTCTAAAGCTGTCAAAAATTATTGTCAAGGCTTGGGAGAAATAAATGCTCATGGATCTTCATTCAGTTGTAATGCTCTTTTCGAAAGTTTGTTGTTATTGAACAAAGTTTGTGTAAAGTTGATTTCCCCTGCAGGATGCTCGCTTTCCGAGGGGCGGGCCGTGAGCCCTCAAATCAGCACCTAGATGAAGTTAAAAACAAGAAACATGTTTTTACATAAAAAACCCGAACTAATCCGAAATCTAATGAAAGATCTCGGATGATAGCTCGGGTTTTCTTCGACTAAAACACTTTTGTCCCAGCCTCTTTTAGACTAATCAATCTTCTAATAGTGAGAACTCTTCTTGTCCGTCATCCTCAGGGGCAATTTTTTCACCATCTAAGTTGTAGTGATCACGAATTTTCCCTTTAATTTCAAGACGGATTTCAGGGTTTTCTTTTAAGAATTGCTTGGCATTCTCACGACCTTGTCCTAAGCGTTCTTCATTATAGGAATACCAAGATCCGCTCTTTTGAACAATATCCAAGTCCGCTCCCATGTCAATGATCTCACCTTCTTGTGAAATCCCTTCCCCGTACATAATATCGACTTCTGCAGTACGGAATGGAGGTGCTACTTTGTTTTTCACTACTTTTACCCTTGTTTTGTTTCCAACCATATCATTTCCTTGTTTCAATGTTTCAGCGCGGCGCACTTCCAAACGAACGGAAGAATAGAACTTAAGCGCACGTCCACCAGGGGTTGTTTCAGGATTTCCGAACATAACCCCGACTTTTTCACGAATTTGGTTGATGAAAATGGCAATGGTTTTAGATTTGTTGATGGCACCTGACAGCTTGCGAAGTGCTTGGGACATCAACCTTGCTTGCAATCCAACATGGGAATCTCCCATTTCACCTTCGATTTCTGCTTTTGGCACCAATGCCGCCACGGAGTCAATGACCAAAATGTCAACGGCACCGCTTCGAACCAGCGCTTCTGCAATCTCAAGCGCCTGCTCTCCAGTATCCGGCTGGGAAAGCAATAATTCATCTATGTTGACTCCAAGCTTTTGAGCATAGACTGGGTCAAGGGCATGCTCTGCATCGATAAATGCTGCCTGTCCACCGTTTGCTTGTACTTCAGCAATTGCATGCAGGGCAACCGTTGTTTTACCGGAGCTTTCAGGCCCATAGATTTCAATAATTCTTCCGCGCGGATATCCTCCTACACCTAATGCTACATCCAGGGCGAGGGAACCACTTGGAGCAGTAGAAATTTTACGATCTGTCTGCTCTCCCAATTTCATGATAGAACCTTTACCGAACTGTTTTTCTATTTGTTTCAACGCCATATCCAAGGCTGCTTGACGATCACTCACTAGATTTCCTCCTTTATTGTATGTAACTAGTTATTTTAAATTACTAGATAACGATTTTTCTCAATTAACCTACTTTTACTATAACCGTTTTCGATTACTTTGACAAGCAAAAAAACGAACATTCATTCGCTTTTTTTCCATCATGGAAAATTGGATTTTCTATGTTAGTTGCTTCTGTTAAATAAATTTTGGCATAAAGTTGTTCCCGATTAATCAATTAATGCTCAATGTCTGATTTTTACAAGGTAAAGAAGTGCCCTTTCCATAAAGTTTATTGCTAGCGGGCAGTGTGCCTACTCGCTACGCTGCCGGGTTTCACAGCTCCCGCAGACCCATTCCAGGGTCTCGCTATCTTCCGCTACCATTAACCGTGATGTATTACATTGAAATGGAAAAAAAACAAACAAAATAAAAGAGGCCGCACCACACATTGGATTGGCCCCTATGGGAACTATTGCAATTCGTTCAATAAGATATGACAGCCGTATTTGACCGCTCGTGCGCGGACGTTGTTCCTGCTTCCGGGAATCATCAATTTAAACGCTTTTGCTTCCCTGTTCGGCAGACTGATCCCAACCAAGACTGTTCCGGGAGGATGTCCTTCCAACGCCTCAGGGCCGGCAGCTCCAGTAAAGCTGATGCCTATTTCTGATGCAAATTTATTTCGTATGCCTTCAGCAAGTTCCACTGCACATTGCTCGCTCACGGCTCCAGCGTCATCAAGGGTTTCCTGCTTCACACCGACGTGATGCACTTTGACATCATTCGAGTAGCAGACGATTCCCCCATTGAATATGGCACTTGCTCCTGAAATGGAAGTCAGATCGGATTGGAACATCCCTCCCGTCAGACTCTCTGCACAGGCTATCGTAAGTTTCTTTTCCTGAAGCTTCTTGAATAATTCTACAATCAGAGATGTATCGTCATAGCCGTAAAAGAATTTTCCGACTTTCTCCATGATCTTCATTTCTACATCATCAAGGAGGCTCTTTGCCTTTTCAGCTGAAGGGTCCTTCGCTGTCAATCTAAGCGTGACTTCTCCATCCGTTGCCAATGGGGCAATGGTTGGATTCGATTGAGAATCAATGAGGTCGATAATATCCGTTTCCAATTGTGCTTCACCTATACCGAAGAAACGAAGGACCCTGGATTCGATTTTCTCATGGATTTCGAGCGCATCGAGAAGGACATCCCTGCCATAATTGCTGAACATCGGCTCCATTTCCTTGGGGGGGCCAGGGAGCAGCATATAGGCATTCTTGTCAGACTTCAAATACATGCCGGGCGCCATACCGTGATCGTTTGGCAATACCACTGCCCCCTTTAGGACCAACGCCTGTTTCTTATTGTTTTCAGTCATGGGCCGATCCACTTTTTTAAAATAGTCTTCAATGGATCGAAGGGCATCTTCATCAGAAACAAGAGCAGCTCCGATATGTTTTGCAATTGTTTCCTTCGTCAAATCGTCTTTTGTCGGGCCGAGCCCTCCTGTAAAAATGATCAGGTCTGACCTTGACTCAGCTATCTCCATGCATTCCTTCAAACGCAAAGGATTATCACCTACGACGGTGTGGTAATAAACATTGATCCCTATATCCGCTAAAACAGCGGATATAAATTTTGCATTTGTGTTTACAATTTGGCCGAGCAGCAGCTCAGAGCCCACAGCGATAATTTCAGCGTTCAAATTTACCTCTCCTTTATTTGGAGTTCACAAAAGCTTGGCGGTTCTTGTAAAAATAGTCCCATCCTGACCAAACGGTAAATATCAAAGCGAC from Falsibacillus albus encodes the following:
- a CDS encoding TIGR00282 family metallophosphoesterase; the protein is MRLLFVGDVVGSPGRDMIKEYLPRLKDKYRPQFTIVNGENAAGGKGITEKIYRELLDCGANIVTLGNHAWDNREVFEFIEDAKYLARPGNFPKGTPGTGLVFSKINDLEIAVINLQGRTFMAAIDCPFQKADELIEEAKKRTNVIFVDFHAETTSEKQAMGWYLDGRVAAVIGTHTHVQTADNRILPNGTAYLSDVGMTGPYDEILGMGKEAVLKRFMTSLPVRFEVPKTGRTQLSGCFIDIDAKSGNAKNIQRMLINDDHPFLMD
- the rny gene encoding ribonuclease Y, whose translation is MEPITIISILLGLIVGVVVGYFIRKSIAEARITGAKNAAEQIVEDAKREAESLKKEALLEAKDENHKLRTETEQELRERRNELQKQENRLLQREENLDRKDDTLNKRELTLEKKEASLNQRQQHIEEMESKVDEMVRSQQAELERISSLTRDEAKAIILDHVESELAHDIAIMVKESENRAKEDADKKAKEILSLAIQRCAAEHVAETTVSVVTLPNDEMKGRIIGREGRNIRTLETLTGIDLIIDDTPEAVILSGFDPIRRETARIALEKLVQDGRIHPARIEEMVDKSRREVDEYIREIGEQTTFEVGVHGLHPDLIKILGRLKYRTSYGQNVLKHSMEVAFLSGLLAAELGEDETLARRAGLLHDIGKAVDHEVEGSHVEIGVELATKYKEHPVVINSIASHHGDTEPTSIIAVLVAAADALSAARPGARSETLENYIRRLEKLEEISESYEGVEKSFAIQAGREVRIMVRPEAIDDLEAHRLARDIRKRIEEELDYPGHIKVTVIRETRAVEYAK
- the recA gene encoding recombinase RecA — protein: MSDRQAALDMALKQIEKQFGKGSIMKLGEQTDRKISTAPSGSLALDVALGVGGYPRGRIIEIYGPESSGKTTVALHAIAEVQANGGQAAFIDAEHALDPVYAQKLGVNIDELLLSQPDTGEQALEIAEALVRSGAVDILVIDSVAALVPKAEIEGEMGDSHVGLQARLMSQALRKLSGAINKSKTIAIFINQIREKVGVMFGNPETTPGGRALKFYSSVRLEVRRAETLKQGNDMVGNKTRVKVVKNKVAPPFRTAEVDIMYGEGISQEGEIIDMGADLDIVQKSGSWYSYNEERLGQGRENAKQFLKENPEIRLEIKGKIRDHYNLDGEKIAPEDDGQEEFSLLED
- a CDS encoding competence/damage-inducible protein A translates to MNAEIIAVGSELLLGQIVNTNAKFISAVLADIGINVYYHTVVGDNPLRLKECMEIAESRSDLIIFTGGLGPTKDDLTKETIAKHIGAALVSDEDALRSIEDYFKKVDRPMTENNKKQALVLKGAVVLPNDHGMAPGMYLKSDKNAYMLLPGPPKEMEPMFSNYGRDVLLDALEIHEKIESRVLRFFGIGEAQLETDIIDLIDSQSNPTIAPLATDGEVTLRLTAKDPSAEKAKSLLDDVEMKIMEKVGKFFYGYDDTSLIVELFKKLQEKKLTIACAESLTGGMFQSDLTSISGASAIFNGGIVCYSNDVKVHHVGVKQETLDDAGAVSEQCAVELAEGIRNKFASEIGISFTGAAGPEALEGHPPGTVLVGISLPNREAKAFKLMIPGSRNNVRARAVKYGCHILLNELQ